From the genome of Desulfovibrio sp. JY:
AGCCCACGCTGCCGAGCATGAGCACGTAGGTGATGCTGATGAGAAAGTCGGCGTTGCCCATGGCCCGCAGGACCTTGATCAGCTGGACGCCCAGCGTGCCGCCGACGACGCCGCCGATCAGCAGCAGCAGGCCCATCTTGACGTCGACGTTGCCGAGCCGCAGGTGGATGAGCGTGCCCGAGGTGGAGGCGCCCACGATCTGGTTGGAGTCCGAAGCCGCGGCCACGGTGGGCGGAATGCCCATCATCATCAGAAGCGGCGTCATCAGGAAGCCCCCTCCGACGCCGAAGATGCCCGAGAGAAGTCCCACACCCCCACCCAGGCCGAGTACGGCCAGGATGTTCACCGAGTTTCCGGCGATGGGCAGGTACATGGTCATGGGAATGCTCATGTCGCCTTTCCTTTTGGCTGCGTTGCCGTTTCGTCCTTGCGCGGACTGACAAGCTCCACCCGGCACGAAACCCGGTGCAGGATCTGGCGCAGGGACTGTGTTTCCCGCTCCGATTGCCGCCCCTCGGCGTCGGTTGTTTCCGCCACCAGCAGCGTGACCTTGCGGTCCTTGGCGAATCGGATCACCTCATCCTCGAAGATCCCCTCGGCCACGAACCACTCGATGGCGACGCCCTCGGACCGGGCCCGTTCGACGAGCAGGCGCAGCTGCCGCCGCGCCTCCACTTCGGCCAGCGGCGGGGTCGCCTGTCCCTCGGGCGGGGCCGTGACGAAGAGCACGGACACCTTGGCCGGAATGCGCCGGGCCAGGGCAACGGCCCGTCCCAGCGCTCCGAAGGCCCCATGCCGGGGCGTCATGCAAACGAGTATGTGTTCCATGGCGTTTCTCGCCCTCCCTGCAGCAACCTGCGGGCCAACTTTGCTGAAAAAGGACAACATGGCGGGAATGCGGGCATTTCCTCTACGCGGCCGGCAGCGGTCGCCACGGTCGTGTTTCAGATTGGAAGAAACGGCGGACGGCGGGCCGGACTTTGTTCCGAAGTGGAACATGCGGCCCCAGGCGACCGGGACGGGTTCAATGAAATGAGCAGGTTATGTTTGGAATGGGGATTGCTAACCCTGCCCTGGCCGGTCCGTCGGGGTTGGCGGCTTTGCGGGGCGGTCGAAAAAGGGTAGCTTGTCGCTTCCCGGCAACAAGGATTGAGGCCATGCTGCGCACCATCCGTTCCAAAATGATCTTCACTTTCGCGGTGAGTCTGTTCTCCGTGCTGGTTTTGGCCGTCTTTCACCTGGGCAGCCTGTCGGCGCTTCGGGAGCGCTATCTGGTCAGCGAACGGGTCGAGGACCTGCAGAACGACATTCTGGAAGTCCGGCGCTTCGAAAAAAATTTCCTGTTATATCACGATATTTCCAGCTTGCGCGAGGGCCTCGACTACCTCGACGAGGTGGACCGTCTGGCCGGCGGCCTCACCGGCGGCATGGCCCACGAACTGGGTGAAAAGGCCTATCGTGAATTTTTAAACGACCTGGAAGCCTACCGCACGGCCCTGTCCCGGCTGTCGGAGCAGGGCAAGCCCACGCCCGAGGAAACCGAGGCCGTGCGCAACAAGGGCAAGGCCCTCACCGACTTCGCCACCAGGCTCCTTTCGGCCAAGCGGGCCCGCATCCATGAGACCATCCGCCAGTCCCTGGCTTTGCCCTTCGCCTTTGTCGGCGTGTTTCTGGCCGTGACCATCGCCGTGGTGGCGCTCGTTTCCACCCGGGTGCTGCGGCCGCTGGCTCTGTTGCGCGAGACCACGCGCCGGGTGGGCGACGGCGATTTCCGGCCGGTGGCCTTGCGTTCCGATCTGTCCGACGAGATTTCCGGGCTCATGGGGGCGTTTAACCGCATGGCCCACCAGATCGAGGTCAATCAGGAGGATTTGCTCCAGGCCCGCAAGATGGCGGCGCTCGGCACCTTTACCGCCGGCGTGGCCCACGAGCTCAACAACCCGCTCAACAACATCGCGCTGACCGCCGACGCCCTGCGCGAGGATTATGCAGACACCCTCGACGCCGACGGCCGGGAGCTTGTGGACGACATCACGGGGCAGGCCGACCGGGCGGCGGACATCGTGCGCAACCTGCTCGATTTTTCCCGCACCGAGCGACCGCCCTTGGTGCCGCTTTCCCCGGCCGAAGTGGTGCGCTCGAGCCTCAATCTGGTTAAAAACCAGATACAGGCTGCGGGCGTGCGCCTGGAAACGGAGTATGCCCCGGAGCTGCCCCCCATCCGGGGGGATTTGCGCAGCCTCCAGCAGGTGCTGGTCAACATCGTGCAAAACGCCGCCCAGGCCACGCCTCCCGGCGGCGTCGTGCGCGTGGAAACCTGCCTCGGCCGGGACGCCGGCCATATCCGCATCAGCGTGGCCGATACCGGCCCCGGCATCCCCCCGAGCGTGCGGGAGCACATCTTCGAACCGTTTTTCACCACCAAGGGCGTGGGCAAGGGCACGGGCCTGGGGCTGGCCGTGGCCTATTCCCTGGTCAAGCGCCATGGCGGCCGCATCGAGGTCGAGTCCCCGGAGGACGGCGGCGCGGTCTTTACCGTGCGCCTGCCCGTCGCGCCGCCCGCCACGCCCGAAGACGCCCCGGAGCAAGGGACCTCATGAAGCATCGCATCGCCGTGGTGGATGACGAGACCATCGTGTGCAACCGCCTCAGCCGCGCCCTGGCCAAGGACGGCGACGCGGTGGAGGCCTTCACCGAGGGCCGGTCGTTTCTGGCCCGTCAGGCCGAGGACCCGTTCGACCTGGTCTTTCTGGATTTGCGCCTGCCGGACGAGGACGGCATTTCGCTTTTGCCCCGCATCAAGGCGGCCTCGCGCGACACCGAAGTGATCCTCGTGACCGGGTTCGGCTCCATCGAGACGGCGGTGGAGGCGGTCAAGGAGGGGGCGTTCCACTACGTCCAAAAGCCGGTGAAGCTGGCCGAAGTGCGAAGCCTCGCCGGCGCGGCCCTGGAGCGCATCGACCTGCGCCGGGAAAACGCCCGGCTGCGCGAGGCACTGCGCGACGGTTCCGAGGGCAAGGCCATGATCGGCACCTCGCCGGCCATCCGCAAGGTCTTCGCCATGATCGACAAGGTGGCCCCCATCGACTGCAACGTCCTGCTGCTTGGGGCCAGCGGCACGGGCAAGGAGCTGGTGGCACGGGCGCTGCACAGCCAGAGCAAGCGCAGCGACCGCCCGTTCGTGTCGTTTAACTGCGGCGGGTTTACCGACGAACTCATCAGCAGCGAGCTGTTCGGCTACGAGAAGGGGGCCTTTACCGGCGCGACGGCAACCCGCATCGGGCTCTTCGAATCCGCGGCCGGGGGCACGGTCTTTCTCGACGAGATCGGCGAGATGCCCCTTTCCATGCAGGTCAAGCTCCTGCGCGTCATCCAGGAGCGCAAGCTCCTGCGCGTCGGCGGCACCAAGCCCATCGACCTCGACGTGCGCCTCATTGCCGCCACCAACAAGGACCTCAAGCACGAGGCCGCGGTCGGCGCGTTTCGCGAGGACCTGTTTTTTCGCTTAAACGTCGTGACCATCCACCTGCCGCGCCTGGACGAGCGCCGCGACGACATCGCCCCCCTGACCACCCACTTCCTGGAAAAATACAGCCTGGCCTTCCACAAGGCCGTCACCCGGGTCGAGCCCGAGGCCATGCGCATCCTTTGTGCCTACAGCTACCCGGGCAATGTCCGGGAGCTGGAAAACATCGTGGAGCGCGGCGTGGCCCTGGCCGAGGGCGAGACGCTGCGGGTCCAGGACCTGCCCTCGGACCTGCGCCAGCTCTCCTTCGACTCCATCGAGGGCGAGGGGCTCATGTCGCTTGAAGAGATGGAGCGGCGCTACATCATGCGGGTGCTTGAGCGCACGGGCTACAACAAGGGGCTTTCGGCCCAGATTCTGGACGTGCCCCGCACCACGCTGTGGCGCAAGCTCAAGCAGTACGGCCTGGACTAGGGCCGGTTCGCGGCCGACGGCGCGCGCTGCTCGGGGCCTGTCGCGGGGCGGGGAGGCGGGGCGCTCAGTCCCTGGCGTGGGCGGTCAGGAAGATGTCGAGCTGGTTGGCGAATGCCGCCTTGTCGCGGTTGCCGAGCGGCGGGGGGCCCCCGGTGACCACGCCGCTGCTGCGCAAATCATACAGCAGATTCCGCATAGCCAGACGGCCCTGGATGTTGTCCTTGCCGTAGAGCTCCCCTCTGGGGCTCAGGGCGTGGGCGTCTTTTTCGATGACCAGGGCGGCCAGCGGGATATCCGCCGTGATCACCAGATCGCCGGGCGCGACCCGGGCGACGATGGCCGCGTCCACCACGTCGAAGCCCTGGCCCACCCGGATGGCGCTGATGCGGGGCGAGGCCGGCACGGCCAGGGACTTGTTGGCGATAAGAGTCAGCCCGAGGTCCAGGCGTATGGCCGCGCGGAACAGGATTTCCTTGATGGGGGTCGGCAAGGCGTCGGCATCGACATAGATGTGCATGGAAATGTTCCTCAGGAATCCCGGCCCAGGGCCCCGGAGCGCTTGATGGCCCGCAAAAGCCGCAGTCCGAGCCCCAAGGACCAGAAGCCGCCCAGGGCGCCGAAAAGCGACACGCCGAAGAGGATGGGCGGCACCCGGTTGGCGAGAAGCAGACACGAGCCCAGAAAGAGCGCCGCGCAGAGCATGCCGTAGACGAGGCGGTTTATGGGCGCGTCCAGGCCCTTGTGGGAAAGCTGCACGTCGAGGCGGCCTTCCCGGCCCCGGCGCAGGATTTCCAAAACGTCGCGGGGAAAGGCGTCGAAAAGTGCGCTCCAGTCCCGGGAGCTGCGCCTAAGCCGCCCGAAAAGTTCGCCCGGCGAAAAGCGGCGCATGAGGATTTTCGAGGCATAGGGCGTGATGACCTCGATCAGGGAAAAGCCGGGATTGAGCGTGGCTGCCGCGCCCTCGAGCACGATGAAGACCTTGATGAGCATGGCCACGCTCGGCGGCAGCAAAATGCCGTGGCGGCGCACGAGCCCCATGACGTCGCCAAGGGCTCCGGACAGATCGAATTCCCCCACGGACTGGCCGGCGTAGTCGGCCACGAACTCCTCGATGTCGGCCCGAAGCGCCTCGCGGTCGAGCCCCGGCGGCACCCGGCCAAGGCGAGTGACCTGTTCGGTCATGGCCTCGGCGTCGCCGGTCGCCACGGCCACCAGCACCTCCTCCAGCGCCCGGCGGGTGCGCTCGTCGATGCGCCCCACCATGCCGCAGTCGAGCAGCCCCAGCCGGTCTTCGCCAAGGATCAGGATGTTGCCCGGATGCGGGTCGGCATGAAAGAAATTGTCGCGGAAGATCATCTCGAAAAAGATGTCCGCCGCGTTTCGGGCCAGGGTTGCCCGGCGGGCGTTTTCCTCGGGTGTCTTCGGCCCGGCCGCCATCTCGGCCACGGTGCGGCCTGAAAGCTCCTCCATGGTCAGCACCCGGCGGGCGCTGCGTTCCGGAAAGGAGCGGGGAAAGGCCACCCGGGCGTCGCCGGCGAAATTGGCCGCGAAATGGCGGAGATTTTTCTCCTCGCGGGTAAAATCCAGTTCGCGAAGGATGGTGCGGCGTATTTCCGTCGCCACGGCCAGGGGCTGGTACAGGCGCAGGTGCACGATGCCCCGTTCGGCCAGCTCGGCCAGGCCCATGGCGATGTCCAGGTCGGCCCGCACGTCGTCCTCGATGCCGGCGTGCTGCACCTTGACCACCACGGCCGTGCCGTCGGGCAGCGTCGCCCGGTGCACCTGGCCGATGGAAGCCGAGGCGATGGGCGTTTCCTGGAAGTCGGCGAAAAGATCCGCGATGGGCGCGCCGAGTTCGGCCTCGATGGTGCGGCGCACGCTCTCCGGCGCGTCGGGCGCGGTGTCGTCGCGCAGTTTGGCCAGCTCACTGGCCAGGTCCGGGCCGACCAGATCGGCCCGGGTGCTCAGTATCTGGCCCAGCTTGATGGCCGTGGGCCCCAGTTCGCCGAGCGCCAGGCGCAGCCGCTCGTCGCGGCGCATGGCGGCCAGGCTTCTCCCGGCCGGTCCCGTCAAATGGTCCTTGAAAAAGGACGGGTCGATGACCGCCAGGAACTCGGCCAAGCCGTACTTGGCCAAAACGCCGGCGATTTCCTTGAACCGCCGGGCGTTTCGGGCCAGATGCGGAATGCTGGCCAGGGAGAACACGGCCACGCCTACTCCACCGGGCAAAGCGGCTTTTCCCGCCGCCAGCGAAACGCCTCCACGGTGTTGGACATGAGCGTGGCGATGGTCATGGGGCCCACGCCGCCGGGCACCGGGGTGATGGCCGAAACGACGTCCTTGACCCCGTCGAAATCCACGTCGCCGGACAGCTTGCCGTCGGGCAGGCGGTTCATGCCCACGTCCACGATCACCGCGCCGGGCTTGACCATGTCCCGGGTGATGAGCCTGGCCTTGCCGATGGCCGGCACGATGAGATCGGCCTGCCGGCAGACCGCGCCGAGGTCCGGGGTGCGCGAATGGCACACCGTGACCGTGGCGTTGCCGAAGGGGGAATGGGCGGACAGCAGCATGGCCATGGGCTTGCCCACGATGTTGCTGCGCCCGACCACCACGGCGTTTTTGCCGGCCGGGGACAGGCCGTAGTATTCGAGCAGCTTGATGACGCCGTAGGGCGTGCAGGGCTTGAGTCCCGGCAGGCCGATGGAGAGCCGGCCGACGTTTTCCGGGTGGAAGCCGTCCACGTCCTTTTTGGGGTCGACCAGGGACAGGCAGCGGCCCACGTCCAGGCCCCGGGGCAGGGGAAGCTGGAGCAGGATGCCGTCGATGTCGTCGCTGCCGCTCAGTTCCGTGATGAGCTTTTCCAGGGCGCACTGGCCGGTCGCGCCGTCGAGGCGCCAGATGCGCGACACGATGCCCACTTCCTCGCAGGCTTTTTCCTTGTAGCGGACGTAGATCTGGGACGCGGGGTCCTCGCCGACCAGGATCACGGCCAGATGGGGCGCCCGGCCGTATTCCCGGACAATGGCGTCCACGTCGTCCTTGACCTTCTGGCGCAACTCGGCCGCGACTTTTTTCCCGTCGATAAGCAGCATGGTGGGTCCTCCTTCGGAAGGCAGGAACCGGGGAGGAACCCCCTTTTGCAAAAGGGGGTTCCTCCCCGGACCCCTCCTCCCCGAAAACTCTTAGCTGGAGAGCCGGGCCTCCGTCCACCCGAATTGACGCGGCCTGGTCGTTGTCCGGCGAGGCCATGCCTCGCCGGACAACGCCCAGGCCGCGCGAATGAGGGGTCCGGGGAGGCCATGCCTCCCCGGCGGGGTCGAGGGGCAGCGCCCCTCGCTCTTCGTTTTGTCTTACTCCGCGTCGTCCTCGACGACATCGTACCACTGGCCGGCCATGACCGGGCCGTAGAAGATGGCCATGTCCTCGAGCTCCTCTTCGATGCGCAGGAGCTGGTTGTACTTGGACAGCCGGTCGGAGCGCGACAGCGATCCGGACTTGATCTGGCCGGCGTTGACGGCCACGGCCAGGTCCGCGATGAAGCTGTCCTCGGTCTCGCCCGAGCGGTGGGACACGACCGTGGTGTAGGCGGCCTGCTTGGCCATCTCGATGGTGTCCAGGGTCTCGGTCACGGTGCCGATCTGGTTGAGCTTGATGAGGATGGAGTTGGCCACGCCCTGGTCGATGCCCTCGGCCAGGATGTCGGGGTTGGTGACGAAGATGTCGTCGCCGACCAGCTGGATGCGTTCGCCAAGCTCCATGGTGAGCTTCTTCCAGCCGTCCCAGTCGCCTTCGGCCAGGCCGTCCTCGATGGAGATGATGGGGTAGCGGTCGACGAAGCCCGAGAGGTAGGCGATCATTTCGTCGGCGCTCATGGTGCGCTTTTCACCGCCAAGGACGTATTTGCCGTTCTTGAAGAACTCGGAAGCGGCGGCGTCGATGGCCAGCGAGATCTCGTCGCCCGGCCGGTAGCCGGCTTCCTCGATGGCCTTGATGATGTACTTGAAGGCCTCGTCGTGGTCCTTGAGATTGGGGGCGAAGCCGCCTTCGTCGCCCACGGCGGTCATGAGCCCGTCGGCGGCCAGGATGCTCTTCAGGGTGTGGAAGGTCTCGGCCCCCATGCGCAGGGCGTCGGCGAAGGTGCGCGCGCCGAGCGGCACGATCATGAATTCCTGGATGTCCAGGTTGTTGGGGGCGTGCATGCCGCCGTTGATGATGTTCATCATCGGCACGGGCAGCACCTTGGAGTTGACGCCGCCGATGTACTGGTACAGCGGCAGGCCGAGGAAGGAGGACGCGGCGCGGGCGGTGGCCAGGGACACGCCGAGGATGGCGTTGGCGCCCAGGCGCGACTTGTTCTCCGTGCCGTCGGTGTCGATCATCAGGTTGTCGATAGCCACCTGTTGCAGGGCGTCCATGCCGATGACGGCCTCGGCCAGTTCGCCCTGGACGTTCTCCACGGCCTTGGCGACGCCCTTTCCGCCGTAGCGGGAAGCGTCCTGGTCGCGCAGCTCCAGGGCCTCACGCGAGCCGGTGGAGGCTCCGGAGGGAACGGCGGCCCGGCCGGAGGCGCCGGATTCCAGAGTGACTTCCACTTCGACGGTGGGATTGCCGCGGGAATCGAGGATTTCCCTGGCCCAGACGGCGGCAATAGTGCTCATGAGCGTCTCCTTGTTGGTATGTTGGTGCGTTTGGTGCGATGGAAAAGCGGGCCGGGCGGCCCGGCACGTCAGTATGTAACGCAATTCGCGGCGATTTATAACCCCCGCCGTCAAAGGGGGTTGCGGCCGGAAAGCAAGTCTTGGCGGGCCTTGGGGCGGCAGGCGGCGAGAGCGTCGCCGCAGCGACGTCAAATTGTGATGTCCGGAAAATCGCGGAGATCGGCGCGTCCTTCCCGCCGTTCGATATAGCGCAGGAATTTTTTCGCCTCGCTAAACTCCGCGTCGAGGCCCACGGCCTGGGTCAGGATATCGCGGCAGGCGGCCAGATCGCCCTTTTCGAAAAGCACCCGGGCCAGGTTGAACATGAGCCGTTCGTCGCCCGGCGCCAGTTCCAGGGCCTTGCGGTAGTAGGCGATGGCGGTGTCGTAGTTTTTTTGTTTGCGCAGGCGGATGCCGAAGGCGTTGATGGCGGCTTTCTGGCCATGGCCCTCCGGGTCGCTGGCGCCGGCCTGTCGCAACACGGACAAGGCGGTGGCGTCGTCGTCGGGCGCGCCCGCGGCGGCCAGGGCCACGAGGATGACCGTGAACAGGGCGCGTTCGGCGTCGGGCAGGGCGTTTTGGTCCACCGTCGCGCCGGCGTCGCGCAAAAGGCGCGAGAGCACCAAAGCGGCCGGGGCCAGCCGTTCCTTGAACACGAGCGGGGCCGGCAGGAAGTGGGCCAGGAATTCCTCCGAGGTGACGGTTTTTTGCAAGGGCATGGGCAGGGTCTTGTCGTCCAGGGGAAAGATGAGGATGCGGGCCGTGTCCAGGCGCATGGCCAGCCAGTCGATGCGCTGGGTGAAGTCGCGGGTGGCGGCTCCGGCCTTGCCCATCCGTTCGAGCTTTTGCGACTGATAGCAACCGAGAATTTCCGGCAGCATGAATCGGTCCCCCGGAGCCGGCGGCATGGATGCCCGGCGGCTATGGCAGGCGTTTGTCGCGCCGGGCGCGGCCCTGGTCCCGGCCGAGCCAGAGTTGGCGCAATCCCTCGAGCAACAGTTCCGGCCGCACGTCGCGGATGGCCGGGCAGATGGGGGCAAGCTTCTCGGCGAAGCCGCCGGTGGCGATGACGTGGGTCTCGCCGCCCAGATGGGCCATCAGGCGGGCGGTGATGCCCGATACCATATCGGCAAAGCCGAACACAAATCCCTGGTTGATGCAATCCGTGGTGGAACGTCCGATGGAGAGCGCGCCGTCGCCCGGGTCGAGGGCCACGTGGGGCAGCTTGGCCGTCTTGCTGACTAGGCCGGACAGCGAGGTGCGCATGCCGGGGCAGATGAGCCCGCCGAGAAAGGCGTCGTCCCGCACGCAGTCGAAGTTGGTGGCCGTGCCGAAATCGACCACGATGACCGAGGGCGTGGAAACGGCCAGCCGGCCGGCATAGGCCGTGACGAGGCGGTCCGCGCCGACTTCGTGGGGCCGGCCGTAGAGATTTTTGAGCGGCACCGGGATGTCGACGGACACGAAATGCAGCCGGGAGCCGATGTAGCGCGAGACGGCCTGGGAAAGGACGGGGTTCAGGGGCGGCACCACGCTCGAGGCGATGGCGGTTTCCACGTCGGCCGGCCGCACGCCGTGGATGGACAGGGCCGTGACCAGGGAGAGTCCCAGGCTGTCCGGGGTGGCCGAATGGTTGGTCGGCAGGGCGAACGACGGCCCCAGCCCCGAACGCTCGGCCAGACCGAACTTGATGTTGGTGTTGCCAACGTCGATGAGCAGGGCGGGCATGGCGCGCTTACCGGGTCGCGGCGGCCTGGGCTGCCTTGGCGGCCGGGGCGGCGGTTACGTGTTTGAGGAACGTTTCGACGTCGGGCAGGATGCGTCCCACGATGACGTCCACGCCCTTGGCGGTCGGGTGTAGGCCGTCAGGCAGGGTCAGGCCGTAATGGCCGGTGACGCCGTCGAGGAAAAAGGGATAGAGCACGGCGTGGTATTTTTGGGCCAGCGCCGGATAAATGGCGTCAAAGGCGGCGGCGTAGTCCGCGCCGTAGTTTTTGGCCGAGCGCATGCCGCATAACAGCACCGGAATGCCGGCCTTGGCGAGCCTGGCCATGATGGTGTCCAGGTTCGCCTTGGCCGCCTCGGGGTCCTGGCCGCGCAGCATGTCGTTGGCCCCGAGCTCGAGGATGACGCCGTCGGGGGCGGTCTTCATGACGCCTTCCAGGCGGGACAGGCCGCCGATGGTCGTGTCGCCCGAGACACCGAAATTGTCGATGACCACATGGTAGCCCCTGGCCGCAAGCGCCGCCTGGAGCTTGGCCGGAAAGGCGTCGTCGGCGGGCAGGCCGTAGCCGGCGGTCAGGCTGTCGCCAAGGGCGGCCAGACGGATTTCGGCGGCCGGGGCGGGGAACGTCATAAGCCCTCCGAAAAGCAGGAAGACCAGCAGCGCCAAGGCCGCCACGGCTCTGAATTGTCTTTTCCGGGCAAGTTGGTATCGTACCAGTTCGGCAACAAGGGAAGGAGCATTTTGCATGGGTGGTCCGGCTGATAACATGATTGCGCTGTCGGATGTGCGCCTGACGTTACAAAGCCGGGCCGGCCGGGTCAACATCCTGCGCGGCGTGGATCTGGCCGCCGCTCCGGGCGAGCGGCTGGCCGTCATGGGGCCTTCGGGCGCGGGCAAAACCTCGCTTCTGATGCTCCTGGCCGGGCTGGAGCGGGCCACGTCGGGCTCGGTGCGCGTTGCCGGCCACGATCTTTCGGCCATGGACGAGGACGCCCTGGCCGCCTTTCGCCGGGAAAACGTGGGCATTGTCTTTCAAGGTTTTCATCTGGTGCCGGCCATGACCGCCCTGGAAAACGCGGCCCTGTCCCTGGAATTCGCCGGCCGTCGCGACGCCTTCGACCGGGCCCGGGAGGCTCTGGCGGACGTGGGCCTGTCCGACAGGCTGGACCATTTCCCGGCCGAGCTTTCCGGCGGCGAACAGCAGCGGGTGGCCCTGGCCCGGGCCCTGGCTCCCCGGCCGCGCCTGCTCCTCGCCGACGAACCCACGGGCAACCTCGACAGCGAGACCGGACTTCGGGTGATGGACCTGCTTTTCTCCCTGGCCGCCGGCACGACCCTGGTGCTGGTCACCCACGACCCGGGTCTGGCCGGACGCTGCGGCCGGGTGGCCAGGCTGCGCGACGGTCGCATGGAAGACGGAGTGGCGGCGTAAGTGAAGCGCCTCTTTTTCGCCCCGCGCGGCCACAGCCCCCTGGAGCGACTGGCCCGGGCGCTGCTCCTCGCCGGGGTGTTCGCCCTGGCCATGGTGGCCTACCGGAAACATTTCGACCACGTGATCGAACAGGCCGAAGCCCAGGGCACCATTGCCGACCCCGGCCATGTCCTGGCCAATGCCGACCGGGCCCTGGCCCTTGGCGCGGCCCAGGACCTTCGGCGGCGCTACGGCCTGGATTTGCGCCTGCGCCTGGGTGGAAAGCCCACCCCCCCGTCCCCGGACGATCCCCAAACCGTGTGGTTTTACCTGGCCCCCGATTGCCGGGGAAGCCGCGTGGTCGCTCCGGCCCTGGTGGCTTCCGCCCTGCCGGAAAACCTGTTGAACGATCTGGGCAGCGGGCATATGGACGCGGCCTGCCGGGAAGGACGCCCCCGCGAGGGCGTGCTCGGCGCGCTCGGAGTCTTTATCGACGCCCTCGGCCACGCGGCGGGCCGAGGCAAAGGAGTACAGCATGAATGAAGAAGCGAAAACGCCGCGCCAGGCGGTGACCATTCACACCGACGGAGCCT
Proteins encoded in this window:
- a CDS encoding arylesterase codes for the protein MTFPAPAAEIRLAALGDSLTAGYGLPADDAFPAKLQAALAARGYHVVIDNFGVSGDTTIGGLSRLEGVMKTAPDGVILELGANDMLRGQDPEAAKANLDTIMARLAKAGIPVLLCGMRSAKNYGADYAAAFDAIYPALAQKYHAVLYPFFLDGVTGHYGLTLPDGLHPTAKGVDVIVGRILPDVETFLKHVTAAPAAKAAQAAATR
- a CDS encoding ABC transporter ATP-binding protein — protein: MGGPADNMIALSDVRLTLQSRAGRVNILRGVDLAAAPGERLAVMGPSGAGKTSLLMLLAGLERATSGSVRVAGHDLSAMDEDALAAFRRENVGIVFQGFHLVPAMTALENAALSLEFAGRRDAFDRAREALADVGLSDRLDHFPAELSGGEQQRVALARALAPRPRLLLADEPTGNLDSETGLRVMDLLFSLAAGTTLVLVTHDPGLAGRCGRVARLRDGRMEDGVAA
- a CDS encoding TPM domain-containing protein, producing MKRLFFAPRGHSPLERLARALLLAGVFALAMVAYRKHFDHVIEQAEAQGTIADPGHVLANADRALALGAAQDLRRRYGLDLRLRLGGKPTPPSPDDPQTVWFYLAPDCRGSRVVAPALVASALPENLLNDLGSGHMDAACREGRPREGVLGALGVFIDALGHAAGRGKGVQHE